A genomic segment from Malus domestica chromosome 05, GDT2T_hap1 encodes:
- the LOC139196065 gene encoding uncharacterized protein encodes MEVEVFGDLELVINQLNGEYKYRHITMVGYYLAATQLLSYWDYKISVNHVPRGFNLAANEMAQIASGVPLQERTYGVDVEIQRRNLPSILERGFILDVMVLETEIKEWRSPIIHHLKDPSSPTSKKNRQQETTYVLWAENLLRKTPDGLLLKCLGQEESMRVMAKVHEEVCGAHQVGMKMRWLLRR; translated from the coding sequence ATGGAGGTAGAGGTGTTTGGTGATTTAGAGTTAGTAATAAACCAGCTAAATGGAGAATACAAGTACAGACATATCACCATGGTTGGATATTACTTGGCAGCCACGCAATTGTTGAGCTATTGGGATTATAAGATATCGGTTAATCATGTCCCTAGGGGATTCAATCTGGCAGCCAACGAGATGGCGCAAATAGCCTCAGGAGTACCGCTCCAGGAAAGGACGTATGGAGTAGATGTTGAGATTCAAAGAAGAAATCTTCCTTCTATTCTAGAAAGGGGATTCATTCTGGATGTAATGGTTCTAGAAACTGAGATAAAAGAATGGAGATCGcctattattcatcatttaaaAGATCCTTCTTCACCAACAAGTAAGAAGAACAGACAACAAGAAACTACGTATGTCTTATGGGCAGAAAACCTGTTGAGAAAAACTCCAGATGGACTATTGTTGAAATGCCTAGGCCAAGAGGAATCTATGAGAGTAATGGCCAAAGTACATGAAGAAGTATGCGGGGCACATCAAGTTGGGATGAAGATGAGGTGGTTGCTTAGAAGGTAG